One window of Chloroflexus aggregans DSM 9485 genomic DNA carries:
- a CDS encoding plastocyanin/azurin family copper-binding protein: protein MSWRGSGSSFRPRSSGGSRSSGNGGSTFSGGSAGGPPLIVMMGLAFGVGFIMLLVMIVSNVGQGGAIASAPRPTATPRPTATPRPTSAPAATQPTTAPAAQATNAPGGTNVVNETPAQTVELRPAPDALAFAQTSLSLPANTVVKLDFINQNNLGVQHNWVLVNGGDDVAAAVNNAAQNNADALFVPPPDTPNALAWTAMLNAGQTGSVTFRTPPPGTYLYICTFPGHYLAGMKGTLTVTQ, encoded by the coding sequence ATGAGCTGGCGAGGTTCTGGTAGCAGTTTTCGCCCGCGAAGTAGTGGTGGCAGCCGCAGCAGTGGTAACGGCGGTTCGACCTTTTCCGGCGGTAGCGCCGGTGGGCCGCCCCTGATTGTGATGATGGGCTTAGCGTTTGGGGTCGGTTTCATCATGCTGCTCGTCATGATCGTATCCAACGTGGGTCAAGGTGGTGCAATTGCTTCGGCGCCACGGCCAACGGCGACCCCACGGCCAACGGCGACCCCTCGTCCCACCAGTGCCCCGGCTGCGACTCAACCAACGACGGCTCCGGCTGCTCAGGCGACAAATGCGCCCGGAGGTACAAATGTGGTGAATGAGACACCGGCCCAAACGGTTGAGCTACGACCTGCCCCAGATGCACTTGCGTTCGCTCAGACATCACTATCGCTCCCGGCGAATACGGTTGTAAAGCTTGACTTTATCAACCAAAACAACCTTGGTGTCCAACACAACTGGGTGCTGGTCAATGGTGGCGATGATGTGGCCGCGGCCGTTAACAACGCGGCGCAAAATAACGCTGATGCGCTGTTCGTCCCGCCCCCTGATACGCCTAACGCTCTGGCGTGGACGGCAATGCTCAACGCCGGTCAGACCGGTAGCGTTACCTTCCGTACACCACCACCCGGTACGTATCTCTACATCTGCACCTTCCCCGGTCACTATCTTGCCGGGATGAAGGGTACCTTGACGGTGACGCAGTAG
- a CDS encoding cellulose biosynthesis cyclic di-GMP-binding regulatory protein BcsB produces MIVWRWWMVSILAFWSICLPAPVVAQGTALRFADLGYGDRTARGIDAVLDYYFPIPLGLQPASDGVLTLRFTHSSLLKPDRSTLSVALNGQSLASIRLTADNAENGQLTVSLPITGFNGPGLFLQVQFHMRLTDDPCEEVQNPALWAVVSGDSTLRLDVQPVTVGTLANVTALFAPLPLSAPATRLPPTMVLSPPTDPATLNAAGTVAFAVGRWAALAGQDPVINVAETIPPQVPAIVVAYGALPDGDWGTVRWNGNTYEVDGVPLPVDHGVLALALVTPPRLLVAGATPTALTYAAQALTHVLPAASVLAVTQPPPTTVAAAWREGAASFAQLGVERRQVVGAGEHRIDIAFERPPAWDLRVGATLELHVVTAAGLMPDSSWLAVAVNGITIGSQRLRVNSTAIERYRFELPADLLNSDLNGTPLRRIDLQVRLYLDLPNIGCEEVDTTAAWAIIEPTSVWRLPNDPAASDDLGRFPAMLDSEQPARLILPPQPDLSEVQAGLELGAAIGRWRVLPDLPPPMVLTADTLGDDRGGPLAVLGDRNRNPLATALNSPTNPPFVYQPGRSTQATLSVVRSPWQAQARVLLIEATDGKGLQLGVRSLRERDLLQVLRGSQAQISSDLDITVVPLTTPLAPPPQTLTPKIEVALLERFPVWQVIGAIVFIALLATAILVIRIRWWR; encoded by the coding sequence ATGATCGTGTGGCGCTGGTGGATGGTAAGTATTCTTGCATTTTGGTCGATCTGCTTGCCGGCGCCGGTTGTTGCTCAAGGAACGGCATTACGCTTTGCCGATCTCGGCTATGGTGATCGTACAGCCCGTGGCATTGATGCGGTGCTTGACTACTATTTTCCGATACCACTTGGCTTACAACCGGCAAGTGACGGTGTGTTGACCTTGCGTTTCACGCATTCATCGTTGCTCAAGCCCGATCGTTCGACGCTCAGTGTTGCGTTGAATGGGCAATCGCTGGCGAGTATCCGTCTCACCGCCGATAATGCTGAAAACGGCCAGTTGACCGTCTCTTTGCCGATTACCGGCTTTAACGGACCGGGTTTGTTCCTCCAAGTGCAATTTCATATGCGATTGACCGATGACCCGTGTGAGGAGGTGCAAAATCCGGCGCTATGGGCGGTCGTGAGCGGTGATTCAACCCTCCGCCTGGATGTACAGCCAGTGACGGTAGGGACCCTCGCCAATGTAACTGCGCTCTTCGCACCTTTACCGTTGAGCGCGCCGGCAACTCGCTTACCGCCGACTATGGTGTTGTCTCCACCAACCGACCCGGCAACCCTGAACGCTGCCGGTACAGTGGCGTTCGCCGTGGGCCGGTGGGCAGCATTGGCCGGACAAGACCCCGTGATCAACGTTGCCGAGACGATCCCACCGCAGGTACCGGCCATTGTTGTCGCTTACGGTGCATTACCGGATGGCGATTGGGGAACGGTACGCTGGAACGGAAACACGTATGAAGTTGACGGAGTACCCCTACCGGTTGACCATGGGGTACTAGCGTTGGCCCTGGTCACACCACCGCGCTTATTGGTGGCCGGCGCCACACCGACTGCGCTTACCTATGCAGCGCAAGCACTCACCCACGTCTTGCCGGCGGCATCCGTGTTAGCCGTCACCCAGCCACCACCGACTACCGTTGCAGCAGCGTGGCGTGAGGGAGCTGCTAGCTTTGCCCAACTTGGAGTAGAGCGACGGCAGGTGGTTGGCGCCGGTGAACATCGCATTGATATTGCCTTCGAGCGACCACCTGCTTGGGATCTGCGGGTTGGGGCGACGCTAGAACTGCACGTTGTCACGGCTGCCGGCTTAATGCCCGACTCGTCGTGGCTGGCGGTAGCGGTCAATGGAATAACGATCGGTTCACAACGCCTCCGCGTCAATTCTACGGCCATCGAACGGTACCGGTTTGAGCTTCCCGCCGATCTTCTCAACAGCGATTTGAACGGTACTCCATTACGTCGCATCGATCTACAGGTACGGCTCTACCTTGATCTCCCCAATATCGGTTGCGAAGAGGTGGATACGACAGCAGCATGGGCGATCATCGAACCAACATCGGTGTGGCGCTTACCGAACGATCCGGCAGCAAGCGATGATCTCGGTCGGTTTCCGGCAATGTTGGATAGTGAGCAGCCGGCGCGGCTGATCCTCCCGCCACAACCGGACCTGAGCGAGGTACAGGCCGGTCTCGAATTGGGGGCTGCAATCGGGCGATGGAGAGTCTTACCCGATCTACCGCCACCAATGGTACTGACAGCCGACACCCTTGGCGATGATCGCGGTGGGCCGCTGGCCGTATTGGGTGACCGCAACCGCAATCCGCTCGCAACTGCTCTGAACTCTCCTACGAATCCACCGTTTGTCTACCAACCCGGGCGTAGTACCCAAGCGACGCTGAGTGTCGTTCGCTCGCCGTGGCAAGCCCAGGCACGAGTATTATTGATCGAAGCGACCGACGGTAAAGGGCTGCAATTGGGGGTACGCAGTCTGCGGGAACGGGATTTACTACAGGTCTTACGCGGGTCACAAGCCCAGATCAGCAGTGATCTTGACATCACCGTCGTACCGTTGACGACACCGTTAGCTCCGCCGCCGCAAACCTTGACCCCAAAGATTGAGGTAGCGCTGCTCGAACGATTCCCTGTCTGGCAAGTGATCGGTGCCATTGTCTTCATTGCCCTGCTGGCTACGGCAATTCTCGTGATACGCATCCGGTGGTGGCGGTAA
- a CDS encoding STAS domain-containing protein, translated as MKIDQRQLAFALMGGMAAYTFIRGLLNLLVDNPPRTIILSLLVSAIFGVATWLYWRGWESARFFATGGVAFVVASSLPLTRETLVLFTPIAFAVAITNTQWVAGIGAAMLIGLLGRDLFENGSLDSVYANVAVAASYIVQVVVFAAARYAMDTARIEAEQNATSAEAARAEIAERVAAIEQQRKELAEQNQRQQELLELVSQLETPAVRIAEGVLLAPLVGGIDSRRAGKITGRLLELVHERRVNLVILDVAGVPVIDTAVANALTQTVRALRLLGCRVILTGVSAQVALTLTHIGIELSELDVAASPQEALQRWMDEQVKVVRKQRSDLN; from the coding sequence GTGAAAATCGATCAGCGACAGTTGGCATTCGCCCTGATGGGTGGTATGGCCGCCTATACGTTCATCCGTGGATTATTGAATTTACTCGTGGATAACCCGCCACGTACAATCATCCTATCGCTACTCGTCTCGGCGATTTTTGGTGTGGCAACCTGGCTGTATTGGCGCGGCTGGGAAAGTGCCCGGTTTTTTGCGACCGGCGGTGTTGCTTTTGTGGTCGCTTCTAGCTTACCGCTCACGCGAGAGACGTTGGTGCTGTTTACACCCATTGCCTTCGCCGTTGCCATCACCAACACCCAATGGGTCGCCGGTATTGGCGCCGCGATGCTTATCGGTTTGCTTGGTCGTGATCTGTTCGAGAACGGTTCGCTGGATAGCGTCTATGCCAATGTGGCAGTGGCAGCAAGTTACATCGTGCAGGTGGTGGTCTTCGCTGCAGCCCGCTATGCAATGGATACAGCCCGTATCGAAGCTGAACAGAACGCGACGAGCGCTGAAGCAGCGCGTGCCGAAATTGCCGAGCGGGTAGCGGCGATTGAGCAACAACGCAAGGAATTGGCCGAGCAGAATCAGCGCCAGCAAGAGCTGCTCGAGCTGGTTAGTCAATTAGAGACACCGGCGGTACGCATTGCCGAAGGAGTGCTGCTTGCACCATTGGTTGGTGGAATTGATAGCCGACGGGCCGGTAAGATCACCGGTCGCTTACTCGAGCTTGTGCATGAGCGGCGCGTCAATCTGGTTATTCTCGATGTCGCCGGCGTGCCGGTAATCGATACAGCGGTAGCAAATGCGCTGACCCAAACCGTGCGCGCATTGCGACTACTCGGGTGTCGGGTCATCTTGACCGGGGTTTCGGCACAGGTCGCGTTAACGCTGACGCACATTGGTATTGAACTGAGTGAACTCGATGTAGCGGCATCGCCCCAAGAAGCGTTGCAACGTTGGATGGACGAGCAGGTAAAGGTTGTACGGAAGCAACGCAGTGATCTAAACTGA
- a CDS encoding response regulator: MNTHTSAAHILFTELQQQYLAQLEEKTNRITTIWTRLQSGTYDRDDLRELQRLAHNLAGSGATFGLTAVSETARALDIALQPLISTDELPADFSSIAGLVAQLLETLRNPPSVLTTVIQEQPVTTTTLIYLAGHNLEETTELARQITYFGYKTEYFTSSAALLAAIAREAPQLVIIDLHLAEGPQSGIAAAAVVHDRYGDRIPIIFTASSADFTLRLAAVRAGGRGYFTRPIDLGVLIDQIDQMTQRTISEPYTVLIVDDSPLMAEVYALALRAAGMQVIATTDPLEAPTLLAEQQPDLILLDVYMPGCSGQELAAVIRQQPEYHSIPIVFLSGETDRSAQLAALARGGDDFLTKPINLEHLVAAVSSRIQRARAIRSLMVRDGLTGLFNHSVSQDLLTREVARARRNGQPLSVVLIDIDHFKQVNDRHGHQMGDRVLKSLARLLRQRLRTTDVIGRYGGEEFLVVMPDTRAASAAMVIDSLRERFAHIEHQREGEPLRVTFSAGVAEWSLGMDTGSLLEKADAALYQAKNQGRNLVVIADTHSMHVPQRRTLPPSPSRTHQAPVVLVVDDDPNICRLLQIWLVDAGYRVEIAQSGFEALQRIAQGGIDVALIDILMPELSGIDVLDQVRRAGPEPAVIMTTAFGSEQIAVNAIRHGADDYLRKPIDRQELLVVLERTLTNLRLQRENAALQRRLEQKRRELEAEIKHAAQIQAEMLPQQMPRLPGYTIAARCIPARDVGGDFYDWHFPAPHLLNLTFGDVMGKGMSAALLMTTTRAVIRSVARETPPEVNMRYAVNALYADLDRTSSFVTLCHSQLNLNTHTLAFVDAGHGLGFIRRHGGRFDRLEPRGAPLGIFSQEPYRQGETVLNPGDAFILFSDGLLDPWPALTKDPFLINELLEDGMRATAIVDRLLALPALLGPLTDDLTVVVLVRDLTPEDSV, translated from the coding sequence ATGAACACACATACCAGCGCGGCACACATCTTATTTACCGAACTTCAGCAGCAATATCTTGCTCAACTGGAAGAGAAGACTAACCGCATCACGACCATCTGGACACGGTTGCAATCCGGTACGTATGACCGGGACGATCTGCGTGAGTTGCAACGGTTAGCGCATAATCTTGCCGGTTCCGGTGCCACATTTGGGTTGACGGCGGTTAGTGAAACAGCCCGCGCCCTCGATATTGCCTTGCAACCCTTGATCAGTACTGATGAATTGCCTGCTGACTTCTCATCGATCGCCGGTCTCGTTGCTCAATTGCTAGAGACACTCCGCAACCCGCCGTCGGTACTGACCACGGTAATTCAAGAGCAGCCGGTCACGACCACAACGTTAATCTATCTCGCCGGTCATAACCTCGAAGAGACGACCGAACTTGCCCGTCAGATCACCTATTTCGGCTATAAGACTGAATACTTTACCAGCAGTGCTGCATTATTAGCAGCAATCGCGCGTGAGGCGCCACAATTAGTAATTATCGATCTGCATCTAGCCGAGGGACCGCAGAGCGGGATTGCCGCAGCCGCCGTCGTGCATGATCGGTATGGGGATCGCATACCGATCATCTTTACCGCAAGCAGTGCCGATTTTACCCTACGGCTGGCCGCCGTGCGTGCCGGAGGGCGCGGATATTTTACGCGCCCTATTGATCTTGGGGTATTGATCGACCAGATCGATCAGATGACTCAACGCACGATTAGCGAACCGTACACGGTGCTGATCGTCGATGACTCGCCGCTGATGGCTGAAGTATACGCACTGGCGTTACGGGCTGCCGGTATGCAAGTGATCGCAACGACCGACCCACTGGAAGCGCCGACGTTGCTGGCCGAGCAGCAACCTGATCTGATCTTACTCGATGTCTACATGCCGGGCTGTAGTGGGCAAGAGTTAGCCGCTGTGATTCGTCAACAACCGGAATACCACAGTATCCCGATCGTGTTCTTGTCGGGTGAAACCGACCGTTCGGCGCAGTTGGCCGCGTTGGCGCGTGGCGGCGATGACTTCCTCACCAAACCGATTAATCTCGAACACCTGGTAGCCGCAGTGAGTTCTCGCATTCAGCGCGCCCGCGCCATTCGGAGCCTGATGGTACGTGACGGCTTGACCGGCTTGTTTAACCACAGCGTGTCGCAGGATCTCTTGACGCGAGAAGTAGCGCGCGCACGGCGGAATGGGCAACCGTTATCGGTCGTGTTAATCGATATTGACCATTTTAAACAAGTGAACGATCGCCATGGCCACCAAATGGGTGACCGCGTCCTGAAAAGTCTGGCCCGTCTTCTCCGTCAACGTTTACGGACAACCGACGTGATTGGGCGCTACGGCGGTGAAGAGTTTTTGGTTGTCATGCCCGACACGCGCGCTGCGAGCGCAGCGATGGTGATCGATAGCCTACGCGAACGATTTGCCCATATCGAGCACCAGCGCGAAGGTGAGCCGTTGCGTGTCACCTTCTCTGCCGGCGTTGCCGAGTGGAGTTTGGGGATGGACACCGGTTCGTTGCTGGAAAAAGCCGATGCAGCATTGTATCAGGCTAAAAACCAAGGTCGTAATCTCGTTGTGATTGCCGATACACACTCGATGCATGTGCCGCAACGCCGTACTCTGCCACCATCACCGAGCCGAACTCATCAGGCGCCGGTCGTTTTGGTGGTGGACGACGACCCGAACATTTGTCGCTTGCTCCAAATTTGGTTGGTTGATGCGGGCTACCGGGTGGAGATAGCGCAGAGCGGTTTCGAGGCTTTGCAGCGCATTGCCCAAGGTGGAATTGATGTTGCCTTAATTGACATTCTGATGCCGGAACTGAGTGGGATTGATGTCCTCGATCAGGTACGTCGGGCCGGTCCAGAACCGGCGGTGATAATGACGACGGCCTTCGGTTCGGAACAGATCGCGGTGAATGCGATTCGTCACGGTGCCGACGATTACCTGCGCAAACCGATTGATCGGCAAGAGCTACTGGTCGTTCTGGAACGGACCCTCACGAATCTACGTCTCCAACGGGAAAATGCAGCGTTACAACGCCGGTTGGAGCAGAAACGTCGTGAGCTAGAAGCCGAGATCAAGCACGCTGCCCAGATCCAGGCCGAAATGCTGCCGCAGCAAATGCCTCGCTTACCGGGATACACCATTGCCGCTCGGTGCATTCCGGCTCGTGATGTGGGTGGCGATTTCTACGATTGGCACTTCCCCGCTCCACACCTGCTTAATCTGACCTTTGGTGATGTGATGGGCAAAGGGATGTCGGCGGCACTGTTAATGACAACCACCCGCGCCGTCATCCGTTCGGTGGCGCGGGAAACACCGCCAGAAGTAAATATGCGGTATGCCGTCAATGCCCTCTACGCCGATCTGGACCGGACGAGTAGTTTTGTCACCCTGTGCCATTCGCAGTTGAATCTGAACACACACACCCTGGCATTTGTCGATGCCGGTCACGGGCTGGGCTTCATCCGACGACACGGTGGAAGATTTGATCGGCTTGAACCACGTGGTGCGCCGCTCGGTATCTTTTCGCAAGAACCATACCGGCAAGGCGAAACGGTCCTTAATCCGGGTGATGCCTTCATCTTGTTTAGTGATGGTTTGCTCGATCCGTGGCCGGCATTGACCAAAGATCCGTTTCTGATCAACGAACTGCTTGAAGACGGGATGCGGGCTACGGCGATTGTTGATCGCCTATTGGCGCTGCCGGCATTACTTGGTCCGTTGACCGACGATTTGACGGTCGTCGTGTTAGTTCGAGATTTGACACCTGAGGATAGCGTATGA
- a CDS encoding DMT family transporter, with amino-acid sequence MLISQWTLGEHISWRQWLELGLGLVGIAAVIGDKLMVAGPPMITSVTLGSAIIALLATTIGTLYQKRFGTGLPLLSGTWAQYVGALAVTGPLALLIETRTIEWRAELIGALLWLTLVLSIGAILLLMFLIRARSAARVSSLFYLLTLRSLEYT; translated from the coding sequence GTGCTGATTAGCCAGTGGACACTCGGTGAGCATATCTCTTGGCGGCAATGGTTAGAGTTGGGGTTAGGTTTGGTTGGTATAGCGGCCGTGATCGGTGATAAACTTATGGTTGCCGGGCCACCGATGATTACATCGGTAACGCTTGGCTCAGCCATCATCGCCTTATTGGCGACTACGATTGGCACGCTGTATCAAAAACGATTTGGCACGGGTTTACCGTTGCTGAGTGGAACATGGGCACAGTATGTGGGAGCGTTGGCAGTAACCGGGCCACTAGCGTTGCTGATCGAGACTCGTACCATTGAGTGGCGGGCAGAACTCATTGGAGCCTTGCTGTGGCTCACCCTTGTGTTATCGATTGGGGCAATCTTGCTCCTGATGTTCCTGATCAGAGCACGTTCGGCGGCGCGTGTCTCCAGCCTATTTTACTTACTTACCTTACGCAGTTTGGAGTACACTTAG
- a CDS encoding glycosyltransferase has product MQYTRTILFRVGWEPAEWAAFRRGLIKILVITNLILGAYYLLWRGTVSLNWHAWWFALALFGAELYSYIGSFLFGLTVFRLKERGEPPPTPPGLRVDVYITCYNEPVELVRKTVRAAIAIRYPHQTYLLDDGNSPAMWAMAAEEGCGYITRSPVWQGFDRHAKAGNLINALEHTTGDFILILDADQVPLPTILDRTLGYFTDPLVALVQTPQYFINVPPGDPFGSQAPLFYGPIQQGKDGWNAAFFCGSNAVLRREALARTGVRFFVRDVERRIRRALREADTVVKRAERTLTKADRHRIAPALRALRQAVRQARHELNRGDTFQEVTERFQQRAEAAARLIVAADLQQIMADLAEIQAAEAAEIMRSLNDETILAELAARDRSPLAAIETVRQLIPLLVNEAMDYLPISTISVTEDMSTSMRLHACGWRSVYHDEILAHGLAPEDLRSALQQRLRWAQGTIQVMLRENPLTLPGLSWGQRLAYFDTMWSYLSGVPTIIYLISPPLFLLFGLLPVNALSNEFFWRLIPYLLINQLLFAVISWGRPTWRGQQYSLALFPLWIKAVVTAAANVWFGKKLGFIVTPKTRQAGRYFGLVRWQLAMMILLAVSIVVGLLQLTLGWRNDGLPVLVNVFWAVYDLVMLSVVIDAALYQPTEEQ; this is encoded by the coding sequence ATGCAATACACGCGGACAATCTTATTTCGGGTTGGCTGGGAACCGGCGGAATGGGCGGCATTCCGCCGCGGTCTGATCAAGATTCTGGTCATCACCAACCTCATCCTCGGCGCCTACTATCTCCTCTGGCGGGGAACAGTATCGCTTAATTGGCATGCGTGGTGGTTTGCCCTGGCATTGTTCGGAGCCGAACTCTACAGTTACATCGGTAGTTTTCTCTTTGGATTAACCGTGTTTCGGCTCAAAGAACGGGGTGAGCCACCGCCGACGCCGCCGGGATTGCGCGTTGATGTCTACATTACCTGCTACAACGAGCCGGTGGAATTGGTGCGCAAGACGGTGCGAGCCGCCATCGCTATCCGCTATCCGCATCAGACGTATCTGCTCGATGATGGTAATAGTCCGGCGATGTGGGCAATGGCCGCCGAAGAGGGTTGCGGATATATCACCCGTTCACCGGTATGGCAGGGATTTGACCGTCATGCCAAAGCCGGCAATCTCATCAATGCCCTTGAACATACGACCGGGGATTTTATTCTGATCCTCGATGCCGATCAGGTACCGCTGCCAACCATTCTCGACCGTACCCTCGGCTATTTTACCGATCCGTTGGTCGCGTTGGTGCAAACACCACAGTATTTCATCAATGTCCCGCCAGGCGATCCGTTTGGCAGCCAGGCACCGCTGTTTTACGGTCCGATTCAGCAAGGCAAAGACGGCTGGAACGCAGCATTTTTCTGTGGCTCGAATGCCGTGCTACGCCGCGAGGCGCTGGCCCGGACCGGTGTTCGCTTCTTTGTACGCGATGTCGAGCGACGTATTCGGCGTGCTTTACGTGAAGCTGACACTGTCGTCAAGCGAGCTGAACGAACGTTGACTAAAGCAGACCGTCATCGCATTGCACCGGCGTTGCGGGCATTGCGACAGGCGGTGCGGCAGGCCCGGCACGAACTTAACCGCGGTGATACCTTCCAAGAAGTAACCGAACGCTTTCAGCAGCGGGCAGAAGCGGCGGCACGGTTGATAGTAGCAGCGGATTTACAGCAAATAATGGCCGATTTAGCCGAGATCCAAGCCGCTGAAGCGGCAGAGATTATGCGGTCGCTGAATGACGAAACGATCTTGGCCGAGCTTGCAGCCCGCGACCGCTCACCGTTGGCTGCCATTGAGACGGTGCGTCAACTGATACCGCTGCTCGTCAATGAAGCGATGGATTATCTCCCGATTTCAACCATCTCGGTGACCGAAGATATGTCAACATCGATGCGCCTCCACGCATGTGGTTGGCGTTCGGTATACCACGATGAGATTCTGGCCCACGGATTAGCACCTGAAGATTTGCGTAGTGCGTTGCAACAACGCCTCCGTTGGGCGCAGGGGACGATACAGGTTATGCTGCGGGAAAACCCCTTGACGCTTCCAGGGTTAAGCTGGGGGCAGCGTCTGGCCTATTTTGATACGATGTGGAGTTATTTGTCAGGCGTGCCGACGATTATCTACCTTATATCACCGCCACTGTTTCTGTTGTTTGGCCTCTTGCCGGTGAATGCGTTATCGAATGAGTTTTTTTGGCGCTTAATCCCGTACTTACTGATCAACCAGCTCTTGTTTGCCGTCATCAGTTGGGGGCGACCAACATGGCGTGGGCAGCAGTATAGTTTGGCGCTTTTCCCACTCTGGATCAAAGCAGTGGTAACGGCGGCTGCAAACGTCTGGTTTGGCAAGAAGTTAGGATTTATCGTCACTCCCAAAACCCGGCAGGCCGGGCGGTATTTTGGCCTGGTGCGCTGGCAGTTAGCGATGATGATCCTCTTAGCAGTCTCGATTGTCGTAGGACTACTGCAACTAACGCTGGGCTGGCGCAATGACGGACTTCCCGTGCTTGTCAATGTCTTTTGGGCGGTGTACGATCTGGTTATGCTCAGTGTGGTCATCGATGCTGCCTTGTACCAACCCACCGAGGAGCAATAA
- the rlmD gene encoding 23S rRNA (uracil(1939)-C(5))-methyltransferase RlmD: MTTFTAKTLRKAVMARTLTGQMVVPRCPHARECGGCAFQDRSYTDQVTAKTDVLRELYATGGIAVDEFIVIPSPNPFAYRTRMDYVATKGRFGLRARGKFNYIIELTTCHLIPPTAFAAARAVWQRAGELGIADYDIRTHTGFLRYIVVRRNAMDELLLAAVTAAGGDEETMTELATTALAQAGVVGFHWLINDTLTDVSFGEPRRHWGAATLAMRIGEMTCFIGPNTFFQNNVYLADRLIGDAVAAANPNPTMRVADLYGGVGAIGLHLARRAAVVDCVEAVAESATLAQHNAVVNGITNFNPICADTLAYLQAQPSGSLPLIVADPPRTGLGPQVCKELLRIGAQRIVYVSCNPLTQVSDLRLLQAAYRVTDLRGYDMFPHTPHVETIAVLERSG; encoded by the coding sequence GTGACGACATTTACGGCCAAAACTCTGCGCAAAGCGGTGATGGCACGCACGCTCACCGGTCAGATGGTTGTGCCGCGCTGTCCGCATGCTCGGGAGTGTGGGGGTTGCGCATTTCAAGACCGGTCGTATACCGATCAGGTAACTGCCAAGACAGACGTGTTACGTGAACTGTACGCAACCGGGGGGATTGCAGTTGACGAGTTTATCGTGATACCATCACCAAATCCGTTTGCCTACCGCACGCGGATGGATTACGTCGCTACGAAGGGCCGCTTTGGGCTACGTGCGCGGGGTAAGTTTAACTATATTATCGAGCTAACCACGTGTCACCTGATCCCACCAACGGCTTTCGCGGCAGCGCGAGCTGTTTGGCAACGGGCCGGCGAGCTAGGGATAGCCGATTATGACATTCGCACGCATACCGGTTTTCTACGCTACATCGTCGTTCGGCGCAACGCAATGGATGAACTCCTGTTGGCGGCGGTTACCGCAGCCGGTGGCGATGAAGAGACAATGACCGAATTAGCAACGACAGCATTAGCTCAAGCGGGTGTGGTTGGCTTTCACTGGCTTATCAATGATACGCTCACCGACGTGTCATTCGGTGAGCCGCGACGGCATTGGGGTGCTGCAACGTTGGCGATGCGGATCGGGGAAATGACGTGTTTTATCGGTCCCAATACATTCTTTCAGAACAACGTCTATTTAGCCGACCGGCTGATCGGTGATGCCGTAGCTGCGGCTAACCCTAACCCGACAATGCGCGTCGCCGACCTTTACGGTGGGGTCGGTGCCATTGGGCTGCATTTGGCCCGACGGGCAGCCGTCGTTGATTGTGTGGAGGCGGTAGCGGAGAGTGCAACCTTAGCTCAGCACAATGCGGTGGTCAATGGAATCACCAACTTCAACCCGATCTGCGCTGACACCCTTGCCTACTTACAAGCACAACCGAGTGGCAGCTTACCGTTGATCGTAGCCGATCCACCACGGACCGGATTAGGGCCGCAGGTGTGCAAAGAACTGCTCAGGATTGGAGCACAGCGGATCGTTTATGTCTCGTGTAATCCATTAACCCAGGTCAGCGATCTTCGCCTTTTGCAAGCGGCATACCGGGTTACCGATTTACGTGGTTACGATATGTTTCCACACACACCGCACGTTGAAACGATTGCTGTCTTGGAACGAAGCGGGTAA